In Capsicum annuum cultivar UCD-10X-F1 chromosome 11, UCD10Xv1.1, whole genome shotgun sequence, one genomic interval encodes:
- the LOC107846247 gene encoding uncharacterized protein LOC107846247 has translation MADSVWDVDFLQDTVNELRNQVRDLLTIILFNTLTSILNQNKLESPNYANSKHNLDIVLTADGFKFVLVEEYLVKSDEPTDDEIKGYDKWVKADEMARCYILASMKNVLQHQHQSITTAYDVLKSLKEMFGEQNRVVKKTAMKVLLTTKMIEGTSVRKHILKMVSLLNELEILGAVIDKESQVEMVLQTLPDSFKQFRLNYNMNKMDLSFAKLLNELQAAECIIKQQAPSVMLMVDKPSSSTSKPKGEKKKKSLELGNRIMNNETQQQIQKTIIDIPLHPRSGRNVNRQEVAQEQILDITLPSSASNIEQPAIVDKNIQDNVEEPS, from the exons ATGGCTGATTCAGTGTGGGACGTTGATTTTTTGCAAGacaccgtgaatgaacttcgaaaTCAAGTTCGTGATCT attaaccataattttatttaataccTTAACTTCTAtcctgaatcaaaataaattagaaagCCCTAACTATGCAAACTCCAAACATAATTTGGATATTGTTCTTACTGCTGATGGCTTTAAATTTGTGTTGGTTGAGGAATATCTTGTTAAGTCAGATGAACCCACTGATGATGAGATTAAAGGCTACGATAAGTGGGTCAAGGCTGACGAGATGGCAAGATGCTACATTCTTGCCTCTATGAAAAATGTGTTACAGCATCAACATCAGTCCATTACTACTGCTTATGATGTGCTTAAATCTCTCAAAGAGATGTTTGGTGAGCAAAATCGTGTTGTAAAGAAAACGGCCATGAAAGTTCTTTTGACCACAAAAATGATTGAAGGAACTTCGGTAAGGAAACATATTCTTAAAATGGTGAGTCTATTGAACGAGCTAGAAATTCTTGGGGCAGTTATTGATAAGGAGTCTCAGGTTGAGATGGTCCTACAGACTCTGCCAGACAGTTTTAAGCAGTTTCGCTTGAattataacatgaataagatgGACTTATCTTTTGCAAAACTGTTGAATGAGCTGCAAGCGGCAGAATGTATCATTAAGCAACAAGCTCCTTCAGTGATGTTGATGGTTGACAAACCTTCGTCTTCGACTTCTAAGCCAAAAggcgaaaagaaaaaaaaaagcctC GAATTGGGcaatagaataatgaataatgaaacacaacaacaaattcaaaaaacTATTATTGACATACCATTGCATCCACGTAGTGGGAGAAATGTCAATAGACAAGAGGTTGCACAAGAACAAATACTTGATATTACACTACCTAGTAGTGCGAGTAACATCGAGCAGCCTGCAATTGTGGATAAAAATATTCAGGATAATGTCGAGGAACCGTCATAG